The following proteins are co-located in the Motilibacter rhizosphaerae genome:
- the rpsS gene encoding 30S ribosomal protein S19, with product MPRSLKKGPFVDDHLEKKVDAQNDKGTKNVIRTWSRRSMIIPSMIGHTIAVHDGRKHVPVFITDAMVGHKLGEFAPTRTFRGHVKDDRRSRRG from the coding sequence ATGCCGCGCAGTCTGAAGAAGGGCCCGTTCGTCGACGACCACCTCGAGAAGAAGGTGGACGCCCAGAACGACAAGGGCACCAAGAACGTCATCCGGACCTGGTCCCGGCGATCGATGATCATCCCCTCGATGATCGGCCACACGATCGCCGTCCACGACGGCCGCAAGCACGTGCCGGTGTTCATCACCGACGCCATGGTGGGTCACAAGCTCGGCGAGTTCGCGCCGACGCGGACCTTCCGTGGGCACGTCAAGGACGACCGGAGGTCGCGCCGTGGCTGA